The following are encoded together in the Halopseudomonas salegens genome:
- a CDS encoding DUF934 domain-containing protein: MINLIRLQQDSAQIIVDDPWQLVRGPEDPVPDTAILPLQRWRELHSMGDLQGQEISRHGLLLQPDDEPETLLDWLPVLPLIAIDFPSFRDGRGYSQAYLLRTRLGWQGELRAVGDVLRDQLAHMRQCGFDSFAVREDKSVDDALKGLQGLSVLYGRSVLEPRPLFRRRQS; the protein is encoded by the coding sequence ATGATCAACCTGATTCGGTTGCAACAGGACAGCGCGCAGATCATTGTGGACGACCCATGGCAGCTTGTTCGCGGCCCGGAAGACCCGGTGCCGGACACGGCGATTCTGCCCCTGCAACGCTGGCGGGAATTGCACAGCATGGGCGATTTGCAGGGGCAGGAGATCAGCCGTCATGGCCTGCTGCTGCAACCGGATGACGAGCCCGAGACCCTGCTGGACTGGTTGCCGGTGTTACCCCTGATCGCGATCGACTTTCCCAGCTTCCGTGATGGCCGCGGCTACAGCCAGGCCTATCTGCTGCGTACTCGGCTTGGCTGGCAGGGCGAGCTGCGCGCCGTGGGTGATGTGCTGCGTGATCAATTGGCACATATGCGCCAATGCGGCTTCGACAGTTTTGCCGTGCGAGAGGACAAATCGGTAGACGATGCGCTCAAGGGGCTGCAGGGGTTGAGTGTGCTGTACGGGCGCTCGGTGCTTGAACCGCGGCCGCTGTTTCGGCGCAGACAATCCTGA
- a CDS encoding nitrite/sulfite reductase yields the protein MYHYDDYDRALVRERVAQFRDQVERRLSGELTEEEFLPLRLQNGLYMQRHAYMLRVAIPYGTLSSDQLRALAHIASEYDRGYGHFTTRQNIQFNWIELEQVPDILEWLADHDMHAIQTSGNCVRNITTEAFAGVAADEWLDPRPLAEILRQWSTVNPEFLFLPRKFKIALNASAEDRAAIQVHDIGLYIYQQQGELKLRVMVGGGLGRTPIIARQLRDDLSWRDVLSYVEAILRVYNRHGRRDNKYKARIKILVKALGIDAFAAEVEREWEQIKDGPARLTLAEYERVAESFQRPAYAPLADVDLEHGARLSQEPAFARWVERNVMTHKVSGYSNVVLSTKPGLAAPPGDVTAEQMRLVADWSERYGCGEIRVAHEQNLVLPDVPRSYLYALWREALDVGLATANIGLLTDVIACPGGDFCALANARSIPVAQAIQDRFERLDYLHDLGSLSLNISGCMNACGHHHIGNIGILGVDKNGSEWYQLTLGGSQGQQAALGKVIGPAFAADEVPEVIERIAQVYLQQREGDENFLDTVNRAGLEPFRAGVYRSEEVSS from the coding sequence ATGTATCACTATGATGACTACGACCGAGCCCTGGTGCGCGAGCGGGTTGCGCAGTTTCGTGATCAGGTTGAACGCCGCCTGAGTGGTGAGCTGACAGAGGAAGAGTTTCTGCCGCTGCGGCTGCAGAATGGCCTGTATATGCAGCGGCACGCCTACATGCTGCGGGTCGCGATACCCTACGGCACCCTGTCGTCGGATCAGTTGCGTGCTCTGGCGCACATCGCCAGCGAATACGACCGGGGCTACGGCCATTTCACCACGCGGCAGAATATCCAGTTCAACTGGATCGAGCTGGAGCAGGTGCCGGACATCCTCGAATGGCTGGCCGATCATGACATGCATGCCATTCAGACCTCGGGCAACTGCGTGCGCAATATCACCACCGAAGCCTTTGCCGGCGTGGCCGCCGATGAGTGGCTGGACCCGCGCCCGCTGGCAGAAATCCTCCGGCAGTGGTCGACCGTCAATCCGGAATTCCTGTTTCTGCCGCGCAAGTTCAAGATCGCGCTGAATGCCTCAGCGGAAGACCGTGCCGCTATTCAGGTGCACGATATCGGTCTGTACATCTATCAGCAGCAAGGTGAATTGAAGCTGCGTGTCATGGTCGGTGGCGGCCTTGGACGTACCCCGATCATTGCCAGACAACTGCGTGATGACCTGTCCTGGCGGGATGTGCTGTCCTACGTCGAGGCGATTCTGCGGGTATACAACCGCCACGGTCGGCGTGACAACAAGTACAAGGCGCGGATCAAGATCCTGGTCAAGGCGCTGGGTATCGACGCCTTTGCCGCGGAAGTGGAACGCGAGTGGGAACAGATCAAGGACGGCCCGGCACGCCTGACGCTGGCCGAGTATGAGCGGGTGGCCGAATCCTTCCAGCGCCCGGCCTATGCCCCGCTGGCAGATGTCGATCTGGAGCATGGTGCCCGGTTGAGTCAGGAGCCGGCGTTTGCCCGCTGGGTCGAGCGCAACGTGATGACGCACAAGGTGTCCGGTTACAGCAACGTGGTGCTCTCGACCAAGCCGGGCCTTGCCGCGCCGCCGGGTGATGTGACGGCCGAACAGATGCGCCTGGTCGCCGACTGGTCGGAGCGCTACGGTTGCGGCGAGATACGCGTCGCACACGAGCAGAACCTGGTATTGCCGGATGTGCCGCGCAGCTATCTGTATGCCCTGTGGCGCGAAGCGCTCGACGTCGGGCTGGCTACCGCCAATATCGGCCTGTTGACCGATGTAATTGCCTGTCCGGGTGGTGACTTCTGTGCACTGGCCAATGCGCGTTCGATCCCCGTTGCCCAGGCGATTCAGGACCGCTTCGAGCGTCTGGATTATCTGCATGACCTGGGCTCACTGAGCCTGAACATTTCCGGCTGCATGAACGCCTGCGGCCATCACCACATCGGCAACATCGGCATTCTTGGGGTCGATAAGAACGGCAGCGAGTGGTACCAGTTGACCCTGGGCGGCAGTCAGGGTCAGCAGGCCGCGCTGGGCAAGGTGATCGGGCCGGCTTTTGCCGCCGATGAAGTACCCGAGGTAATCGAACGTATTGCTCAGGTCTATCTGCAACAACGCGAGGGCGATGAGAACTTTCTGGATACGGTCAATCGTGCCGGCCTGGAGCCCTTCCGTGCCGGGGTGTATCGCAGCGAGGAGGTGTCATCATGA
- the ccoG gene encoding cytochrome c oxidase accessory protein CcoG → MSERIPAKIIDAAATRRTPADAGGPIHTKAFSGRYRLFRILGAGSLFALFFGTVWLTWNQRQAVLWDLVNRKFHIFGATFWPQDLILLSAILIIAAFGLFFITVAAGRIWCGYTCPQSVWTWVFMWAEKVTEGDRHQRVRLDAAPWSANKILRRGGKHAIWLGVSLLTALTFVGYFTPIRELTTGLLTLDLGSQAAFWVFFFTAATYINAGWLREKVCRDMCPYARFQSVMFDRDTLVISYDAARGEQRGPRRKDSDPAAQGLGDCIDCTLCVQVCPTGIDIRDGLQFECIGCAACIDACDSVMDKMGYARGLVSYTSESALEGGKTQWLRPRLVGYAGVLTLMIGLFVVALVERPLMSIDVTRDRNLFRENSAGQVENVYRLKVINKRQQPGSYQISLDAPDGFRLVSPDLLHLGAEDILDLPVNVIWEGEQWPEPRKEINFVLSAVDFVSNDVVADSTFLAPVRR, encoded by the coding sequence ATGAGCGAGAGAATTCCCGCCAAGATCATTGACGCCGCCGCGACGCGGAGAACACCTGCCGACGCCGGTGGGCCAATCCACACCAAGGCTTTCAGCGGCCGCTACCGGCTTTTTCGCATACTCGGCGCCGGCTCACTTTTTGCGCTCTTCTTTGGTACCGTCTGGCTGACCTGGAATCAGCGCCAGGCCGTGCTCTGGGATCTGGTCAACCGTAAATTCCATATCTTCGGCGCTACTTTCTGGCCACAGGATCTGATCCTGTTGTCGGCCATTCTGATCATCGCCGCCTTCGGCCTGTTCTTCATCACCGTCGCGGCCGGGCGTATCTGGTGCGGTTACACCTGCCCGCAGAGCGTCTGGACCTGGGTGTTCATGTGGGCGGAGAAAGTCACCGAAGGCGACCGCCATCAGCGCGTCCGGCTGGACGCCGCGCCCTGGTCGGCCAACAAGATCCTGCGCCGTGGCGGCAAACACGCCATCTGGCTCGGCGTCAGCCTGCTCACCGCGCTGACCTTTGTTGGTTACTTCACGCCCATACGCGAGCTGACCACAGGGCTGCTGACACTCGACCTGGGCTCGCAAGCGGCTTTCTGGGTATTCTTCTTTACCGCCGCCACCTACATCAATGCCGGCTGGCTGCGCGAGAAAGTCTGCCGCGATATGTGCCCCTATGCGCGCTTCCAGAGCGTGATGTTTGATCGCGACACCCTGGTGATCTCCTATGATGCCGCGCGCGGCGAACAACGCGGCCCAAGACGCAAAGACAGTGATCCGGCGGCCCAGGGTTTGGGTGACTGCATCGATTGCACCCTCTGCGTCCAGGTCTGCCCAACCGGCATCGACATCCGCGACGGCCTGCAATTCGAATGCATCGGTTGCGCCGCCTGCATTGATGCCTGTGACAGCGTGATGGATAAAATGGGTTACGCTCGCGGGCTGGTCAGCTACACCTCGGAAAGTGCCCTGGAAGGCGGCAAAACACAATGGTTGCGGCCCCGCCTGGTCGGCTACGCTGGCGTGCTGACACTGATGATCGGGCTGTTTGTCGTCGCCCTGGTAGAGCGCCCACTGATGTCGATCGATGTCACCCGCGACCGCAACCTGTTCCGCGAGAACAGCGCCGGTCAGGTGGAAAACGTGTACCGCTTGAAAGTCATCAACAAGCGCCAGCAACCGGGTAGCTATCAGATCAGCCTCGATGCGCCGGACGGCTTCCGCCTGGTATCCCCGGACCTGCTCCACTTGGGTGCTGAAGATATTCTTGATCTGCCGGTCAACGTGATCTGGGAGGGCGAACAATGGCCTGAACCAAGAAAAGAGATAAACTTCGTGCTTTCGGCGGTGGATTTCGTTAGCAACGACGTCGTGGCTGATTCCACTTTTCTGGCACCGGTCAGACGCTAA
- the mapR gene encoding GntR family transcriptional regulator MpaR (MapR regulates genes involved in Pseudomonas quinolone signal (PQS) production and anthranilate metabolism) produces MKRYERLADDIAGLIRNGILTPGEKIPSVRHASKTYGVSPSTVFQAYYLLEDRGLIQARARSGYFVRALAGLPTPEPRSDLSTQETTDVGVSELVFSVLGSLKNPHTMPFGSAFPSPDLFPLARLARSMTHSLRTLSPHDIIADMTAGNPDLMRQIALRYMVSGVMLPMEELVVTNGALEALNLSLQSVTQAGDLVAIESPAFYACLQVLERLELKAVEIPVHPRDGVDLKILRERLASLPIKACWFMSSFQNPVGASLNESRKQELYSLLCEHQVPLIEDDVYAELYYGERPPKPIKTLDTQGLVMHCSSFSKSLAPGYRVGWVAGGRFAERIARLKLMTTISPSVPAQTAIADYLQHGNYDRHLRKLRYALESQQDAMLASAARHFPAGTRVTRPAGGYFLWFEFPDNVDSLQLFKLALAQGISLAPGPIFSASQGFRHCARLNYGHSWGAESEQAMALLGRMLRSF; encoded by the coding sequence ATGAAACGCTATGAACGCCTGGCTGACGATATTGCCGGACTTATCCGCAACGGCATCCTCACACCGGGTGAAAAAATCCCCTCGGTGCGTCATGCCAGCAAGACCTACGGCGTCAGCCCATCCACGGTGTTTCAGGCCTACTATCTGCTCGAGGACAGAGGCCTGATCCAGGCCCGCGCTCGTTCAGGCTATTTTGTACGCGCCCTGGCGGGCCTGCCCACACCCGAGCCGCGCTCCGACCTGTCGACTCAGGAAACCACGGATGTCGGCGTCAGCGAACTGGTGTTTTCCGTGCTCGGCTCACTGAAGAATCCGCACACCATGCCCTTTGGTTCGGCCTTCCCCAGCCCCGATCTGTTTCCGCTGGCACGACTGGCGCGCTCAATGACGCACAGCCTGCGCACCCTGTCGCCCCATGACATCATTGCCGACATGACCGCCGGCAACCCCGACCTGATGCGCCAGATTGCCCTGCGCTACATGGTCAGTGGTGTGATGCTGCCGATGGAAGAACTGGTGGTCACCAATGGCGCCCTGGAAGCACTCAACCTGTCACTGCAAAGCGTTACCCAGGCCGGCGACCTGGTCGCCATCGAATCACCCGCCTTCTACGCCTGCCTGCAGGTGCTGGAACGGCTGGAACTGAAAGCCGTAGAGATCCCCGTCCATCCCCGGGATGGGGTCGACCTGAAAATACTCCGCGAACGCCTGGCCAGCCTGCCGATCAAGGCCTGCTGGTTCATGAGCAGTTTTCAGAATCCCGTCGGCGCCAGCCTGAATGAAAGCCGCAAACAGGAACTCTACAGCCTGCTATGCGAGCATCAGGTGCCCCTGATTGAGGACGATGTGTACGCCGAACTCTACTACGGCGAACGGCCGCCCAAGCCGATCAAGACCCTGGATACCCAGGGTCTGGTGATGCACTGCAGCTCCTTCTCGAAAAGCCTGGCACCCGGCTATCGCGTCGGCTGGGTTGCTGGTGGCCGCTTCGCCGAACGCATAGCCCGGCTCAAACTGATGACCACCATCTCACCTTCGGTACCCGCGCAAACCGCCATCGCCGATTACCTGCAACACGGCAACTACGATCGTCACCTGCGCAAACTGCGCTACGCCCTGGAAAGCCAACAGGACGCCATGCTCGCTTCGGCGGCTCGCCACTTTCCAGCGGGCACCCGCGTAACCCGTCCCGCAGGCGGTTACTTTCTCTGGTTTGAGTTTCCCGACAATGTGGATTCGCTTCAGCTGTTCAAACTGGCCCTGGCTCAGGGCATCAGCCTCGCACCCGGCCCTATCTTTTCCGCCAGCCAGGGCTTCCGGCATTGTGCGCGGTTGAATTACGGGCATTCGTGGGGAGCGGAGAGTGAGCAGGCTATGGCGTTGTTAGGACGGATGTTGCGGTCGTTTTGA
- a CDS encoding M48 family metalloprotease, whose product MKFSGFILTLSLTALAAGCSSLDGNVMQAGLSGLKAATLSDDEVISMSNEACADADANSPIAPSNSAYNRRLNKIASSLGNEIAGIPVNYKVYMIDNVNAWAMANGCIRVYSGLMDKMNDDEVAGVFAHEMGHVALGHSRRAMQVAYAASAGRSAAASSSNAAVSSAARSDLGGMTQALISAQFSQSQEFDADEFALDLIIERNMNPQGLATAFDKLSEMGSSNSSMFDSHPGSDKRATRIRNMIAERQD is encoded by the coding sequence GTGAAATTTTCCGGTTTTATCCTTACCCTTTCCCTGACCGCTCTTGCCGCTGGCTGCAGCAGCCTGGACGGTAACGTCATGCAAGCAGGCTTGTCAGGCCTGAAAGCTGCCACGCTCAGCGACGATGAAGTCATCAGCATGAGCAACGAAGCATGCGCAGACGCGGATGCGAATTCCCCCATTGCACCGAGCAACAGTGCCTACAACCGCCGTCTGAACAAGATTGCGAGCTCACTGGGCAATGAAATCGCTGGCATTCCAGTCAACTACAAAGTCTATATGATCGACAACGTCAATGCCTGGGCCATGGCCAACGGCTGTATTCGTGTCTATTCCGGTCTTATGGACAAGATGAACGACGACGAAGTAGCTGGCGTATTTGCCCATGAAATGGGCCACGTTGCCCTTGGTCACAGCCGTCGCGCCATGCAGGTCGCCTATGCGGCATCAGCCGGTCGCAGTGCTGCCGCATCCTCTTCCAATGCCGCTGTTTCTTCTGCCGCCAGATCTGACCTGGGTGGAATGACTCAGGCCTTGATCAGTGCGCAGTTCTCACAGTCGCAAGAGTTTGATGCCGACGAGTTTGCTCTGGATTTGATAATCGAGCGGAACATGAATCCGCAAGGTTTGGCCACGGCTTTCGACAAGCTCTCGGAAATGGGTAGCTCAAACAGCAGCATGTTTGACTCTCACCCGGGCTCGGACAAGCGGGCTACTCGCATTCGCAACATGATTGCAGAGCGTCAGGACTAA
- a CDS encoding methyl-accepting chemotaxis protein encodes MLSKSIRAQTLALIAGSLLLLTAIALISQSILSSSVKSYEELVQGPLRAAQLIEQGNSQFKTQVQEWKNVLLRGQDSAALDKYWTAFQNREKEVQATLSLLGDLEGVPEATRNGIESLKEEHLRLGEAYRKGYQAFAASGYDPQAGDMAVSGIDRAASEQMNALVSELGEQADNRSNDIASSAHRAVLIGALTLILTGAVLTLLSIWRIDRSMVAPVRTLIDQVTALSEGRLGVTSRIQREDELGRLAHAANTLNDFLAATFNQLEISTRELDQASGELNSVATIIAGGTREQLTRTDQVATAMEEMSAATAEVAAHAGTAAESADAADIAAQKGEAVMQTTVQSISDMRSEVTRTADVINNLANDSGRIGKVLDVIRGVAEQTNLLALNAAIEAARAGEAGRGFAVVADEVRTLAQRTAASTAEINEIIEAVQRGAIEAAKAIEAGQERSDEGVRLVTEAGDMLHDVTRAIEAIRDMNRQIATAAEEQNAVVNDISRNLTEITNIGSTNQKNVERTTKASELLHGLSVDLQDITKLIKH; translated from the coding sequence ATGCTGAGTAAATCCATTCGTGCGCAGACGCTGGCGTTGATTGCTGGAAGTTTGCTGTTGCTCACAGCCATCGCCTTAATCAGCCAAAGCATTTTGTCGTCGAGCGTCAAATCCTACGAGGAGCTGGTGCAAGGCCCGCTCCGGGCTGCTCAACTTATTGAGCAGGGTAATAGCCAATTCAAGACCCAAGTGCAGGAATGGAAGAATGTATTGCTGAGAGGTCAGGACTCTGCGGCCCTCGACAAGTACTGGACTGCGTTCCAGAACCGGGAAAAAGAAGTGCAAGCGACGCTCAGCCTGCTGGGGGATCTCGAAGGGGTGCCGGAGGCAACCCGGAATGGCATTGAATCGCTCAAAGAAGAGCATCTCAGGTTGGGTGAGGCATACCGAAAGGGTTATCAGGCGTTTGCTGCGTCAGGTTATGATCCTCAGGCTGGTGACATGGCGGTGAGCGGGATTGATCGTGCTGCCTCTGAGCAGATGAACGCCTTGGTTAGCGAGTTAGGAGAGCAAGCCGATAACAGATCGAATGATATTGCCAGCAGCGCGCATCGTGCCGTCTTGATCGGAGCCCTGACGCTGATCTTGACCGGCGCTGTTTTAACGTTGCTGAGCATTTGGCGCATTGACCGCAGTATGGTTGCTCCCGTGCGAACGCTGATTGATCAGGTCACGGCCTTGAGTGAAGGTCGGTTGGGCGTTACGTCGCGCATCCAGCGTGAAGACGAGCTTGGTCGCCTGGCTCATGCAGCAAACACGTTGAATGATTTTCTTGCGGCAACATTCAACCAGTTGGAAATCAGCACGCGTGAGCTTGATCAAGCAAGCGGTGAGCTCAATAGCGTTGCAACCATAATCGCCGGTGGTACGCGTGAGCAATTGACGCGTACTGACCAGGTGGCAACCGCGATGGAGGAGATGTCTGCCGCCACGGCAGAGGTGGCCGCTCATGCTGGCACGGCTGCTGAGTCCGCTGATGCCGCCGATATTGCCGCGCAAAAAGGCGAAGCCGTGATGCAGACAACGGTGCAAAGTATTTCCGACATGCGCAGTGAAGTTACTCGAACAGCAGACGTAATCAACAATCTGGCTAATGACAGCGGCCGAATTGGAAAAGTGCTGGACGTGATTCGTGGTGTGGCGGAGCAAACCAACCTGCTTGCGCTCAATGCCGCCATTGAGGCCGCACGTGCCGGTGAAGCTGGCCGAGGTTTTGCTGTGGTGGCAGATGAGGTGCGCACGCTTGCCCAGCGCACTGCTGCTTCAACCGCCGAGATCAACGAGATTATCGAGGCGGTGCAACGGGGTGCCATTGAAGCGGCCAAGGCCATCGAGGCTGGCCAGGAGCGCAGCGACGAAGGTGTTCGTCTGGTCACCGAAGCTGGCGACATGCTGCATGATGTAACTCGAGCCATAGAGGCAATCCGGGATATGAATCGCCAAATCGCTACCGCTGCAGAAGAACAGAATGCTGTGGTCAACGATATATCGCGCAACCTGACCGAGATCACCAACATCGGATCAACCAACCAGAAAAATGTGGAGCGAACCACCAAAGCGAGCGAACTACTGCACGGGCTTTCTGTTGATCTTCAGGACATTACCAAGCTGATCAAGCATTGA
- a CDS encoding glutathione S-transferase family protein, protein MITLHHLNQSRSKRIIWMLEELGVEYQLVAYQRDKVTRRAPEALRAINPLGRSPVIEDDGLVICESGAIIDYLVSRYGADTFAPPANTPAHARYVQWLHFAEGTAAFPLIALYLLSADNSQKCFLGGFAREQMTDVLTLANNELADKTYLMGDQFTGADVLNSFVFEKIGGTQGLDEYPDLEKYMQRILARPAAQKAEALERKHDAEA, encoded by the coding sequence ATGATCACGTTACACCACCTGAACCAGTCCCGTTCCAAACGCATTATCTGGATGCTGGAAGAGCTCGGCGTGGAATATCAGCTGGTCGCCTACCAACGGGACAAGGTCACTCGCCGCGCACCCGAGGCGCTCAGGGCCATCAACCCCCTGGGCAGATCACCCGTGATCGAGGATGACGGCTTGGTGATCTGCGAGTCCGGCGCTATCATCGACTACCTGGTCAGCCGCTACGGCGCAGACACCTTCGCGCCGCCGGCAAACACACCCGCACATGCCCGCTACGTGCAATGGCTGCACTTCGCCGAAGGCACCGCCGCCTTCCCGCTGATCGCGCTGTACCTGTTGAGTGCAGACAACAGCCAGAAGTGCTTTCTGGGCGGATTCGCCCGCGAACAGATGACCGACGTGCTGACCCTGGCCAACAACGAACTGGCCGACAAGACCTACCTGATGGGTGACCAGTTTACCGGAGCAGACGTGCTGAATTCGTTTGTATTCGAGAAGATCGGGGGAACGCAGGGGCTGGATGAGTATCCCGATCTTGAGAAATACATGCAGCGAATTCTGGCGCGGCCTGCTGCGCAGAAGGCCGAGGCGTTGGAGCGGAAACATGATGCGGAGGCGTAA
- a CDS encoding spinster family MFS transporter, producing MKAITTNEGRNQGHLVGFGSKAYRNYVLFALTLIYILNFVDRALLAVVGPDLVPDLGITDTQFGLLTGFGFALLYTAVGIPLARFADVAHRVWIMTVCVALWSLMTALCGLATEVTIGSVTIGAFWILLMCRVGVGIGEAGCTPPANSLIADYFIPRERSQALGFYAMGVTLGTMFANLVGGWVTDVFDWRTAFFVVGLPGLLVALVFKLTVKEPPRGYTDPSQAVQKERASLGEAIRELMGKPAFWLMTGGATVAAFCGYGISSFQSLFLVRTYGITAGEAAIWINTPVALSAAIGTFATGWLATRIYKKHPGAIAWVPAMGLALSVPFYIFAFTTNNLFYAAVGLVIGGFVKYGYLAAQYTIGQGVVSMRVRAMATAVMLLLVNLLGYGFGPLFIGMVSDIFFNSGVAELGVTVGELSRNQCHPTVIGQLDQTLQNVCGQVYAQSLQTSMVIMACLYAASALFFLLTWTRLGKDMVDREVKKPATA from the coding sequence ATGAAAGCCATCACTACCAATGAAGGCCGCAACCAGGGCCACTTGGTCGGCTTCGGCTCCAAAGCGTACCGCAACTATGTGCTCTTCGCGCTGACGCTTATATACATCCTCAATTTCGTCGACCGCGCCCTGCTAGCGGTCGTCGGTCCCGATCTGGTGCCGGACCTCGGGATTACCGACACCCAGTTTGGCCTTCTCACCGGCTTCGGTTTTGCCTTGCTCTATACCGCCGTGGGCATCCCGCTGGCGCGCTTTGCCGATGTCGCCCACCGCGTGTGGATCATGACCGTCTGCGTCGCCCTGTGGTCGCTGATGACGGCGCTTTGCGGCCTGGCGACGGAAGTGACCATCGGCTCGGTGACCATCGGCGCGTTCTGGATTCTGCTGATGTGCCGCGTCGGCGTGGGTATCGGCGAGGCGGGCTGTACGCCACCGGCCAACTCCCTGATCGCGGACTATTTCATTCCGCGTGAACGCTCCCAGGCGCTGGGCTTCTACGCCATGGGCGTCACACTCGGCACCATGTTTGCCAACCTGGTCGGCGGCTGGGTGACCGACGTGTTCGACTGGCGCACCGCCTTCTTTGTCGTCGGTTTGCCGGGCCTGCTGGTCGCCCTTGTTTTCAAATTGACGGTCAAGGAACCACCGCGCGGCTACACCGATCCGTCGCAAGCGGTGCAAAAAGAGCGAGCCAGCCTGGGCGAGGCTATCCGCGAGCTGATGGGCAAACCGGCCTTCTGGCTGATGACCGGCGGCGCCACGGTTGCCGCGTTCTGCGGTTACGGTATCTCCTCGTTCCAGTCGCTCTTTCTGGTCCGCACCTACGGAATCACCGCCGGTGAGGCGGCGATCTGGATCAACACGCCGGTAGCTCTGTCTGCGGCCATTGGCACCTTCGCCACCGGTTGGCTAGCGACCAGGATCTACAAGAAGCACCCGGGCGCCATCGCCTGGGTACCGGCAATGGGCCTGGCACTGTCCGTTCCCTTCTATATTTTCGCCTTCACGACCAACAACCTGTTCTACGCAGCAGTTGGCCTGGTTATCGGCGGTTTTGTGAAGTATGGCTACCTGGCCGCCCAGTACACGATCGGCCAGGGTGTGGTAAGCATGCGTGTGCGCGCAATGGCCACGGCAGTGATGCTGCTTCTCGTCAACCTGTTAGGCTACGGCTTCGGCCCGCTGTTCATTGGCATGGTCTCTGACATCTTCTTCAACTCCGGCGTCGCCGAGCTCGGGGTCACAGTTGGCGAACTATCGCGCAATCAGTGTCACCCCACAGTAATCGGTCAGCTGGATCAGACCCTGCAAAACGTATGCGGTCAGGTCTACGCGCAAAGCCTGCAAACCTCCATGGTCATAATGGCCTGCCTGTACGCTGCCAGCGCCCTGTTCTTCCTCCTCACCTGGACCCGACTGGGCAAGGATATGGTGGACAGAGAGGTTAAAAAACCGGCCACTGCATAA
- the ubiM gene encoding 5-demethoxyubiquinol-8 5-hydroxylase UbiM: MTYDIAIIGAGPSGICLARALSGHGLNVLLMERQPEAALAEPAFDGREIALTHSSQALLEQLDIWSRLDAQDIAILRDAKVFNGPSAFALQINARQTGADRLGHLVANHAIRRAAYQSLLAAADTELRCEAEVKIIKQQPDAIELTLANGDVLHTRLLVAADSRFSETRRMLGIGAQLKDYGKSMLVCRMQHEEDHQQTAWEWFGYGQTLALLPLNGRQSSVVVTLPPRQIAQLQQMDEAQFAMEMAERFDHRLGRMQLISTRHAYPLVGAWARQMAGPRCALIGDAAVGMHPVTAHGFNFGLASVHRLSTLLLAAHARNQDLAAPALLERYQRQQRLATWPLYQATNLLVECYTSDKLPMRLLRNAGLRLAQQAQPLKRGIARHLTSHG, translated from the coding sequence ATGACCTACGATATCGCCATCATCGGTGCCGGCCCCAGTGGAATATGCCTGGCCCGCGCCCTGTCCGGCCACGGGCTGAATGTGCTCCTGATGGAACGCCAGCCCGAAGCCGCGCTGGCCGAACCCGCCTTCGACGGTCGCGAAATCGCCCTGACCCACAGCTCGCAAGCACTGCTGGAGCAACTGGATATCTGGTCGCGCCTGGACGCGCAGGACATCGCCATACTGCGTGATGCCAAGGTATTCAACGGCCCCTCCGCTTTTGCCCTGCAGATCAACGCCAGGCAGACCGGCGCAGACCGCCTGGGCCACCTGGTCGCCAATCACGCCATCCGCCGTGCGGCCTATCAGAGCCTGCTTGCGGCAGCCGATACCGAGCTACGCTGCGAGGCCGAGGTCAAGATAATCAAACAACAGCCCGACGCCATCGAGCTGACCCTGGCCAATGGCGATGTGCTGCACACCCGATTGCTGGTCGCCGCCGACAGCCGATTTTCCGAAACCCGTCGCATGCTGGGGATAGGTGCGCAACTGAAGGACTACGGCAAGAGCATGCTGGTGTGCCGCATGCAGCACGAAGAAGACCATCAGCAAACCGCCTGGGAATGGTTCGGCTACGGCCAGACCCTGGCCCTGCTGCCGCTCAACGGCAGACAGTCCTCCGTGGTCGTCACGCTGCCCCCGCGGCAGATCGCCCAACTACAACAGATGGACGAGGCGCAGTTCGCCATGGAAATGGCCGAGCGCTTCGACCACAGGCTGGGACGCATGCAGCTGATCAGTACCCGGCATGCCTACCCCCTGGTCGGCGCCTGGGCCCGACAGATGGCCGGCCCCCGCTGCGCCCTGATCGGCGATGCCGCCGTCGGCATGCACCCGGTCACCGCGCACGGCTTCAACTTCGGGCTCGCCAGCGTACACCGGCTAAGCACATTGCTATTGGCCGCCCACGCCCGCAACCAGGACCTGGCCGCGCCAGCCCTGCTGGAGCGCTACCAGCGCCAGCAACGACTGGCGACCTGGCCGCTGTACCAGGCCACCAACCTGCTGGTTGAGTGCTACACCAGCGACAAGTTACCCATGCGCCTGCTGCGCAATGCCGGGCTGCGGTTGGCACAGCAGGCTCAGCCGTTGAAGCGGGGGATCGCGCGGCATTTGACTAGTCATGGGTGA